One genomic segment of Synchiropus splendidus isolate RoL2022-P1 chromosome 16, RoL_Sspl_1.0, whole genome shotgun sequence includes these proteins:
- the ap5s1 gene encoding AP-5 complex subunit sigma-1 encodes MVRCFLIHTVCPVSALGPGDSRVLYSRVFGPEEAALSSEHRQLLPEERRLLSAEKLMLVARQVHTAVSLTRQASARPPVEMAPGEEALALQEADSGVVRLRAGDPFSEEMSALWFAVQSLAFVLVCEAHENLLLAEGTLRNLTRHCLEHLHMLGPGSELLLKSDRIDVLLSRLLPHGQLLFLNHRFAQSLEKEVSAYMAK; translated from the exons ATGGTGCGCTGTTTCCTGATTCACACCGTGTGCCCGGTGAGCGCTCTCGGCCCCGGGGACAGTCGGGTGCTTTACTCCCGCGTGTTCGGTCCCGAGGAGGCGGCTTTGTCGTCCGAACACCGGCAGCTGCTCCCGGAGGAGAGAAGACTCCTGAGCGCCGAGAAGCTAATGCTAGTAGCCAG ACAGGTCCACACTGCCGTGTCGCTGACCCGCCAGGCTTCGGCCCGCCCACCCGTGGAGATGGCCCCGGGCGAGGAGGCGCTGGCCCTCCAGGAGGCGGACAGCGGGGTGGTCCGGCTCAGGGCTGGGGACCCCTTCTCTGAGGAGATGAGCGCGCTGTGGTTCGCCGTGCAGAGTCTGGCCTTCGTCCTGGTCTGTGAAGCCCATGAGAACCTGCTGCTGGCGGAAGGAACCCTGCGGAACCTGACCCGACACTGCCTGGAGCATCTGCACATGCTGGGTCCAGGCAGCGAG ctgcttCTCAAAAGCGACCGCATTGACGTCCTACTCAGTCGCCTCCTTCCTCACGgccagctcctcttcctcaaccACCGCTTCGCCCAGAGTCTGGAGAAGGAGGTGTCCGCCTACATGGCCAAGTGA